ATAAAACTGTTcaaataaaaactgtaaaataaaataaaactggtAGGGTAGAAACACTTCTCTTGGCAAGAAAAGAGAACAATTTTGAAATTAGTCAACAATATGCAATATAATGTTCAATTTTAATGTAGTGCCAGTCTGGTGCAACCTAATCTGCAGAGGGAAAGAATCTACGAGGATTTAAAGACTTCTGTAATGCAAGTTTGGTAGAAATAGACAAAAGGTGGGCAGAGCTGGCAAGTAAAGCTATAAAACAATGGGCATGTTATGGCAAATGCCACATTTGAAAATGAAGCACACACACTATAATTTCTAAAAGAACAAAGAAGGACCAGGCCATTACTTCTCTGCCAAGGTTATGGGAAATTTGGCATGGCTGGATTTAGAGTGCCAGACTTGTGCAATACGAAATGATGCCATGAAAACAATGAGAACAAGATAATCGTTTttgtaaaatggaaaaaaagcgCAATATGTTTCAAACATTAGTAGAGACCTATTATTGTCCCTGGTCGGATGGCACACAGTAGAAAGTTGGTGTGCCCTTTACCGCAGGAATGGGGCTGTGGAGAAACAGGAACgtaaaccaaaacaaaagcagtTCTCTCTAAAAGACGACTGAAATACCATGTGCACAGCAGGATTGGACTGAACTGTGTACCTACCTGAAGTAAAAGGTTTCTGAAAAACTCCCCACAAAAGGGCGTGTATACCCTTAATTTAagtctttcttcttttttttttttaaatctttcatCTGTGTGCTTACAGGGCGCAGCTCTGAATCACAGGCCCAGTATTGGCTTCTGAACTCAAATTAAAGACAGTGACTGGCTGCTCGTCTGGGGAGTTAAAAATGGCGTAATTGGCATCTTCCTAATGGGCAAGTACTCATGGGAAATTAGAGAGTGCTAGAGAGAGACTGGCCCGTTCCAAAATATATATGGATGCAGTTAGAAGCCGCTCAAGGacttcatatcactccaccCTTGCTCAACCCTGAATCTGCGCTCTATGTGAAATTATTCTGGGATGAGCCGTCTGTAAACAAAGACACGACTGAACATTATAATACGCCTTTGTTTGCTCTCCTTCTCTCATTATTTACAGTATGGGTGTAGACACTAAGTAAGCATTGTGGTTCTTTATGTGCATAAATTGTCTTTAGAAACACAGTGATTCTTCATTTCTGTAATAGTTAATACTGACTTCAGTGATTGCATGTaataatgtgagtgtgtgtgtgtgtctctgtgtaggCCAGGGACCAGAAGACTCAGGGCAACCTGCAGCTGGCCCAGGAGTGTTCAGACAAGGCCAAGTGGTACAACATCCTGGCCGCCGGCTGGAACCTGCTGATTCCACTTCTGGCTGTCGTCCTGCTCGTCCTGCTGCTCGTCCACCTGGGCACGTCCGAGGGCTCCTTCGACTTCTTCGGAGAGGACGGCTTCCAAAACTTCATGAAACTATTCAGCTGGTAGAcggagaaacaaaaacaaaaacaaacaaacaaaaaaaataacacacagATCTGTCTCAAAGTCAACCCATTCACGCTAACCGAGGCTGACATAATAGCTCCTATAGCCAATGTAAGCCAAGCGATAAAGGAAATCTACATGGAAATATGTGCCGGGCTAAAATCTGCTCAGCACAAAAATAATCCTAAAGATAGCAAAGTAAGCCTTGGTTTGTGTATTACAAGAGTGTCCTCTTTGGGATGCACCAGTACTAATGCTAAAAAAATgcatgcatagcccaagtataataatatagcattaaaaacacagctgattatgactgacagtataacatgcttaaagaaataattaataaataggaataagtcacaagagattgctgataccggccgatacacacgtcaacatgtgaataagagagtactggcacttttttttccacttcaatcACTGAGTAAAAGCAACATAACACTTATCAGAATTTGTACTGTGAGTGCTGGAGGACATtagtattggtgcatccctaattttaaTACCAGTATTAGAGGGAGTTCAGCTCACACCTGCCAGTCTCCCAGACACGGTCATGTGAAGTTGCTCAAAGACTTAAAAGAAAAGCCTTGAAATAGATACGAGGGGGGTAACGAACAGAGTTTAGAAAGGCTGAGAGATCAAGCAAGCAGCTACTCTGGGTCATTTTCGttgttatttattgtatttatgtcGAATGGAAATCTTGATGACAGCTCTAGTCGGGGTAGAAAGAGCGGAGAGGACTGTGGAGCCAACGTCTGAATGTCACGATGATGAGAAGCCACCTGACAATCAACATTCACTTCCCATTGATAGTcacttatttttcttctttcagcagtttttaacatttttcatctgtttttaatcattatacatgtatttttattagtattttgttgtgttaaggtttctaattttacatcattattaatGCTGACCTCTTGTGAGTGAGCTAAATAAACTGTTAACTCAGTACTGCTTTgaaaaacctttattttattacctATCAAAAAAATCTACTAACAATTTCCAGGTGTTTTTCACATCCCTTCTTAGCTAATGAACATGGGGAGGAAGAGATGTTCCTTCAAATGTCTCTTGCGGTTCCGCCGCTGCACTTACACCCAGTTTTAAAGTGATCATAGGTTTGACTCTTGAGGCGGGTCTGAGGGAACGGGCAaggcatgtgttttttttttcatcccagCTGTGAGCCTGCTGCTGTtctatataactatatacagAACATCCCGATTTAGGAAAACGGTGCCCTCGGTTGTAAGGCAGGGCCGCCCAGGCAGACCACTACAGAGGAGTCAGCAGCAAAGTGGAGGCCTGCAGCGGGACGGGATGGCTCATTTCCACTCGATCTGCTCTCGGTCTGAGGAATTATTGCAGATGAAATGGTGCACGTTTTGGGAAAGACTTGTCATTTTATGTTAGCCCTCTGCTGGACGGTTAGTGCCACAGGATGGATGTATGGATATCACTGTGTGGTCCCACCTTTAGGGTCATCATCACAGATGTATGTTGTGCTGCAAAACCACAGAGCTTTATATTAGAAAACCCCAAAGTTCAGGCTTCCAAAGACACCAGATAAATAATGCCAAATCCCatagaaatttaaaataatgcACCATACAAGACTAATGCTGCAATGAACAGAATTGCTTGTGTTTTTATAATTAAATCAAGGAGTGGAACAAGTAGAGTTGGATAAAGACGGTTGGTGGACAGGCATGCAAATCAAGGAAGATGTGACAGCAAGTTTGTACTCGCATATGGTTTGTGAAATACACCCACTGAGATGCCCTTAAGCAACACAGAGGTTAAATCTGAATGTCCTGCAGAAAACCCTCAGAGGCTCCATTTGTCCTCCTTGCTCCCTCGTTCCTCGTCTTTGATGGCTTGGGTGTCCCGTTCCTCTGGACCTCCCACCCTCTGGACTCCCATCATATTAGCAACCTCTCCTTAGCTCGCAACTTTATTTATACGCACCCAAATCACAGCCTCTGGCTTCCAACTTTTCTATTTTCCTCCCGCGGTCAGAGAGAAATGCTTACAGATGTCTGAGCCGTGGAGAATTACAGGCTAGGAGCTGGCACTGCAGAGGGAGGGGGCGCTAGCTCCTTGCTGCTCGTTTTGGGAGCTGTTCGCTATAAAACATGCAGAGAGGACGCATGCACTCGGCATGGCACCAGTCAGATGGCATGTCAGGTTCTACAAGCTCTCCTCACTCTCCAACCTTAACTAAAACAGTCATGCCTATAACTTTTACCCTAACCTAAACTTAATCAGGAAAAGGAGTTTTAGTTCACTTTTGGTCAAACCAAGCACAATGTTTCTTGTGTTTACTGATAAATAAACAAGGGGATGGGtgccatctagcggtgaggttgtagattgcaaccaactgaaacttatCCTGAGTGCCAAGCAtctaggagaactacagtggccgacgtGGAAACGGAAATggtcctatctagagccagcgtttggtttgtccattctgggctattgtagaaacatggcggactccgtggaagGGGACCCGCTCGCTATGTAggtataaacggctcattctaaggtaacaaaacacaatgattcttattttcaggtgattatacactaaacaagacatacttattaatattattttccatttttgccaatagaGCCCCCTAAATGTAacgcactgttcctttaatgaaatttaaaataagctaaaatgttctttaaaaataatttccttaatttctttaattctaacactaacttcttcttcttcttcttgtgtctAAATCTTAAGTAATTAATCTCAAACCCTAAAACATCCCGTCTTTCTGACTCACACAATATCACATTTGGTTGTTATTAATTTAAAAGGACTGAAACCAGAGTAAAGGTAATTTATGACCAAATTTTATGATAGCCAGCTTCTTGTCTAAAAAGGTAGTTGCTCCTGTATAAATTACTCAGCTTTTCAGACTACATATAACGTGTGCTTGTTATCCACCGTTAAAGTCCACAGCCCAAGCAAAAGCCAAGAAGCCCCTTGAGGCTGCAAATTTGATTGCACCCCACAGCACAGCGTTGGCTAGAACAGGCTGCTGGTTTTCTTCGAGCCTTACCAGTTATGCCTATAGATCAGGATACTGTATCTTGTGTGTAAAGCTGACTCTGCACACCAGATGGTGCAAGAGGAAAGCTCAATGTGgaaaaggttcatcttattAATGTGCTCAGTAAATTCCATGGTCATCTAGCCTACATGTTcgatttttatattttatctatGAAAAGTAAATATTGACCTAAATGTGGGCATGACAGCAAAGGTCATGGGTCcccaaaaatataataatttatactCCAGGGGGTCCAAGAACCTCCAAAGCATTTTATCATGCATGGCAATCAGGTTAGAATAGCCATGCTAAAATTGGAAACATGTACATAGAGGGACAATTGTAACAAACTTTGTTTCTAAGCCGTCGTTTAAACAGTTGCacgtccttgggtccccagcaagaCACCCGCCAAGGGTGAAGTATATCGGATGAatggttctcgagatatgtgaaggacataCCCACATAAGCGTACCcacatacagagagacagagactccTTGCTTTATTGTTAACTAATGCCTTCTAGGAAAGAAGAAGCTCAGGTGGAATTTGATCTATTCTGATAATGGGTATAGTAACCTAGTTGAACTGGTTTCCACGCCCTTTTCCCTGTTCAAAGGGCAATTCAAGTTCAATTTGAGACGTTAAACAAACAAGCAGGACGACAAAGAAATGAAAGCCAAAAACGAAATCAGTTCCTTCACTACCAAATTATAGCAGCTTTGGTGCCAAATGTGAGCTTGCACAGAACTCATGTCACGTGGAGTGTTAAAAGTCCCCTCTGAAAGAAATCCTATGACCACACCTGAGGCAGGGTGGATAAAACAAACGCTCCTGTCTGGAAAGGAACCGCCCCTCTCAGGTGCAATCACCTCCACTCAGTGAGAGGCTTTATATGCTGCTTTTCTCCCTTTGTTCTTCCTTTGGACCTGTGACACGATGTGTGCATCCTGTGAGTTAATTTACTTCTTTAATGCTTTAGTTTGCCTTCTCATTGCACGGTACCTGTTGAGATGATTTGATTGATTGTTAATAAGTTTGTTCTCTGTTGCAGAGCTGAAACCACACAcagacgtcacccgttggtttgtggactgccgtttcgaAGCCTCgaggcattttggccgtcgccatcttgtttttttgcaaccagaagtgacacaagagggtggcgCCAAGTACAACCGACTGTTGAAGACacttttaggtgaccaaaatgttaatattaaattTCTATTCATCATTTCAATTCTAAATAATTGATGATAATGATTGATTTAAAGGCTGCAGTTGGCTATAACTACTTTTCTATGATGCATAATATATGAAGAAAAAGTAGAATGTATCAAACGTATTGTGAGCGCTTACAGCCAGAAAATACACATTGACTGATGCATGTGCAGAAATTTTGAATCAGCATAACACTTTAGAGTATTATGCTTGTTGGGAACATGTATATTACAAATAGATACATACATGTAGTAATCAGTTGTGTATCATGTTGGCAGCCTctcaaaaacaatgaaaacggcaaatgttctgttctgtttttgaaAGCAGATCTGTTGAGCATATGTTGGGTTACATAACATCCCATACTGTTCATACAGTATAAGCCTGTGCGTGAGAAGGAAACTGGTTCCAGACGAGTCATAACATGTGAAGAGTTCAAATGCAGTCTGCACCAGTGGTAAAAAGTCACAATGTACATTTACTTAAtataagtactgtacttgagtacttTTGAGGTTACTTTATCACTGacttactttatacttctgctccactacaactcagagggaaatattgtactttttactccacttcattaatttattaactgcagatttaaattaataatacaaaatataatcaacagatacaaaatgcattttggtttagataagactttattgattCCTGAAGGAAAATTCACATACTAGCCAATATATAAAGTAACTAAAACAAGCTCCACCTTTATcagctgcaatattaaagtggtgcatacatttatttattaataattataatccaataatgtagcatacattattctgaaatgggccattcatGCATTGTGCACGATGAGCACTTTCACTTTTGGTATAAGTCGTCAGTGCTCATACTCTTGTACTTTATTTAGGCtttaggacttttacttgtaacagagtattattatttttacttttaagtaAAAGAATTTAGTACTTCTTTCACCACCGGTCTGTCATCATGCGTACGTAGCTATGGCAGCAGAATTAAGAAAACAAATTAATGTAATTCTTGGTGAATGCGTGTCCATGTTGGTGTTCAGTTTCAGCTTTTTTTCAACCTTTTGTGTGCGTCATCCCCACCCCCACATCTCCTTTCACTTTCCGTCTCTTACATAACTGACTACACTTTATAAGCTGGTTAAATGTTACAAGAACTTGTGACTTTGGTTGCTTCTCAAACAGACTGTATCATTGACTGAAAGGACTCATAACTACAAACAGAGCTTCATCCACAGATGCAaagtttttattattgtttttcttatATCTTACATATTCTGCAGCCAGCATATCTTGCTAAAggttttatgtatttgtttgtttacaaaacATGTCTGTTAGGAATATGGAAAATCACTCAGGAACATATTTAACTTGTGCATGATAGTGACTTATCCTACAATacttttttgtaatgtttgagattgagcttttttttattattttggtaAACCTTTATTACTTTCAATGAATGTATAAAGTTGGCTAATTTAGAAAAGTCAGTTGGTCAATGCAGTTGCACTTTCATCCAGAAAGCACAGAAAGCCTCGTGATCATCTACAGTAGACGCCCTTGTGTGCATATTACAATGTTGTATTTGTCAGGGACCATTAACCGTCAGTACAACATGTGCTCTCCAAAGGTAGGCTACCTATCATGTCAAACACTGAAGCAGCAACGTGCACAATTTACGTAACTCCTGCAGCCCTATGACCTCTCCAACAGGAGGGCCCCtgtgtggtggaggtggtggtcttcttcttctttggtgtgtattggcggttggcaaaccagcctataggtgcattaccgccacctactggactggagtgtggagcagtagcttggcaggaaaaaagaaagaaaagagagaaattaatcatttttaataataatattaataaaattctccattattcctgttgcccttaagtaattagaagattgtgtattttcttagatgtctttcctagcagattgtaatatttccatcatttacTCCTGATATCAATTCCCTTTCTTCGTCATATTTGTTGCACTCTATAAGAACATGTTTGACagtttctggtttattacagtgTGTGCATAGTCCAGTTGGGTGCTTACCTATTCTATGGAGTGTTTTGTTTAATCCTGTATGTCCTATTCTCAGACAGGTAATGACCATCTCTTCCCTTGGGCTCCTACATGTGTCTGAATACTGTACAGATGTCTCCCTGTGTCACTTAAGTCCCAGTATTCTTGCCAGGTTTTGTGCATGTAGTCCTTAATGATGGTTTTAACCTCTGCTTTACTTAACGGTATTTGTATGTCAGTTAAGTGTCGTTTTAATGATTGTTTGGCCAATATATCTGCATTCTCATTTCCTTCCACCCATATGTGTGCAGGAACCCAAaggaaggtgatgatgatggcgcGCAGAGAAGAAACTCCCTCCAACCAAAGCCTCTCCTCCAACACGCCCACAGCCTTCATACAGACACGCAGGATACCTGATAGATTTGA
The nucleotide sequence above comes from Sebastes fasciatus isolate fSebFas1 chromosome 4, fSebFas1.pri, whole genome shotgun sequence. Encoded proteins:
- the LOC141766796 gene encoding interferon-induced transmembrane protein 5-like, producing the protein MDNHSYNFPSDCTPLTNCKSARKPAGSTVVNMGNAGKNPPRDYLVWSLCNTLYVNFCCLGFMALVYSIKARDQKTQGNLQLAQECSDKAKWYNILAAGWNLLIPLLAVVLLVLLLVHLGTSEGSFDFFGEDGFQNFMKLFSW